The Triticum dicoccoides isolate Atlit2015 ecotype Zavitan chromosome 6A, WEW_v2.0, whole genome shotgun sequence genome has a window encoding:
- the LOC119319201 gene encoding bidirectional sugar transporter SWEET14-like has product MGGLSLQHPWAFAFGLLGNVISFMTYLAPLPTFYRIYRSKSTQGFQSVPYVVALFSAMLWIYYALLKSDECLLITINSAGCVIETIYIIIYLTYAPKQAKLFTAKILLLLNVGVFGLILLLTLLLSEGEKRVVMLGWVCVGFSVSVFVAPLSVIRLVVRTRSVEFMPFSLSLSLTVSAVVWFLYGLLIKDKYVALPNILGFAFGVVQMGLYTLYRNATPTPAPKQVDDDDAVKVPEHVVNISKLGPAAAIELNTHNPIEPGMPPLMKENSLACTSDETKGGVDKATHVEQV; this is encoded by the exons ATGGGTGGTCTCTCTCTTCAGCACCCGTGGGCCTTTGCCTTTGGCCTCCTAG GCAACGTCATCTCGTTCATGACCTACCTGGCCCCACT GCCGACATTCTACCGGATCTACCGGAGCAAGTCGACGCAGGGGTTCCAGTCGGTCCCTTACGTGGTGGCGCTCTTCAGCGCGATGTTGTGGATCTACTACGCGCTGCTCAAGTCTGACGAGTGCCTCCTCATCACCATCAACTCCGCCGGCTGTGTCATTGAGACCATCTACATCATCATCTACCTCACCTATGCACCAAAGCAAGCCAAG CTCTTCACGGCGAAGATCCTCCTCCTCCTGAATGTGGGTGTGTTCGGGCTTATCCTCCTGCTCACCCTGCTCCTGTCGGAGGGCGAGAAGCGCGTTGTCATGCTCGGGTGGGTTTGCGTCGGCTTCTCCGTCAGCGTCTTCGTCGCGCCCCTCAGCGTTATC CGCCTTGTGGTGCGTACCCGGAGTGTGGAGTTCAtgcccttttccctctccctctccctcaccgtcAGCGCAGTCGTCTGGTtcctctacggcctcctcatcaaggACAAATATGTTGCC CTGCCCAACATTCTTGGGTTTGCCTTCGGTGTGGTTCAAATGGGGCTCTACACCCTCTACCGCAACGCCACACCTACACCGGCGCCCAAGCAGGTGGACGATGATGATGCTGTCAAGGTGCCCGAGCATGTGGTCAACATCTCCAAGCTTGGCCCAGCGGCTGCCATCGAGCTCAACACACACAATCCCATCGAACCAGGGATGCCACCGCTGATGAAGGAAAACAGCTTGGCATGCACCAGCGACGAGACCAAGGGGGGTGTTGACAAGGCAACCCACGTTGAGCAAGTCTAG